The following proteins are co-located in the Diorhabda carinulata isolate Delta chromosome 4, icDioCari1.1, whole genome shotgun sequence genome:
- the LOC130892318 gene encoding uncharacterized protein LOC130892318 — translation MSERKTELRTQDVALKLNRLFPDSHGQSPRDVVKVVKESYQYIYSGLSQIKSSVDSLNHSLVHLPKHCTMNNFLCVSFLVAIATVNAGFAGSYGGHEGYGGDGGGHDISHTVEITKHVPIPVYKHEAVPIPHTIPVPIPKPVAVPVPQPYPVHVKVPQPVAVPVIKTITIPVEKPVPYKVEKEIPYHVEKPVPVPVEKHVPIKIPKPVPVKVPVYKVVYHHSKH, via the exons ATGAGCGAAAGAAAAACAGAACTTAGAACTCAAGATGTAGCCTTGAAATTGAATAGATTATTCCCG GACAGTCATGGACAATCTCCTAGGGATGTAGTGAAAGTAGTGAAAGAATCGTATCAGTATATATATAGCGGACTTTCCCAAATCAAATCATCAGTTGATTCACTTAATCACAGCCTTGTACATCTACCTAAACATTGtacaatgaataatttt ttgtgtGTATCATTCTTAGTGGCTATCGCAACCGTAAATGCCGGCTTCGCAGGCAGTTACGGAGGTCATGAAGGTTATGGTGGAGATGGAGGTGGACACGATATTTCCCATACTGTAGAAATAACAAAGCACGTACCTATTCCTGTTTACAAACATGAAGCAGTGCCAATTCCACACACTATCCCTGTGCCAATTCCAAAACCAGTTGCTGTACCCGTTCCTCAACCCTATCCTGTTCACGTGAAAGTACCCCAGCCTGTTGCAGTGCCTGTTATCAAGACTATCACTATTCCCGTTGAGAAACCAGTACCTTACaaagtagaaaaagaaattccGTACCACGTTGAGAAGCCAGTACCAGTTCCAGTAGAAAAACACGTACCCATCAAGATCCCCAAGCCAGTACCCGTCAAGGTACCAGTATACAAAGTAGTCTACCATCATAGCAAACACTAA